Genomic window (Acidobacteriota bacterium):
ACACGGTCATCAATCTGACGAACAGCAAATCGTTCGACGAGTTCGTCGAAGAGATCCGCGTCGAGAAACGAAGCGAGGTTGTCTTGATGCCCGAGTACAAACAACCTTTGCACTCGCGCCAGCTGCAATCGTTCTCGGAAATTCTGAAGCTATATCCGGAGTTTCCCGAGGAACGCCAACGTTGGTTCGATCGTGTTTTCTTTGACGTCGGGAACGGTTCAGGCTTGAATCCGCTTTCGGCCTACGGCTGGAAAAAGGGCGGGCCGACCTGGCTTCGCTGGGCGATCTGGACCCTCGGTTTTCTGGGAAGCCCGAAAATGCGTCCGTTTTTCGAGGCGGCGAGAAAGAAACGGGACCGCGTTCCGAAGGATGCGGCCGAAACGAAATTTGAAATTCCGAATTTGGAAGAGATCGCTCCGAAGAGCCTTTCTTCCGATGCGGTTTCATAGGAATCGAACTAAGGTGTCTTTTTCGTTTGGAGGCGGTCTGTTCGAGACTGCCTCTAAGCTTTTTCAAGTTATTGTGAAGGAAGTTTTGCGTGTCGCCTATTTTCCGGACTCGTTTCTGGAAGTCAACGGCGTGGCGATGACAAGTAACAAGTTGGTGCGGTTTGTACGCAAGCGCGGATATCCGTTCCTCGTCGTCCACGCCGCGCCGAAGACCGAAACGGTTCAGGACGAGAACATCACTTTCGTCAGACTGAAGCGTTCGGTAACGTCGTTCGCGATGGACGAGGGGCTCAAATACGACCCGCTTTTTCAACGTCACACGAACCGCGTCCGGAAAGCGCTCGAAGAATTCAAACCCGACGTTTTTCACATTACGGGCCTTAATGACATCAGCATTATGGGCGCGTACCTTGCGTGGAAAATGGGGCTTCCGATGGTCGGTTCGTGGCACACGAACCTCCACGAATACGCGGCGCGCCGCCTGCGCGGGCGGCTCGGTTTCGTGCCCGAAAAACAGCGGTTCGGATTCACGAACTTTCTCGAACGGAAGATACTTGACGGCGCGAAACTCTACTACAAAATGCCCCAGATCCTGCTGGCGCCGAACGATGAGTTGGTCGAAATGCTGGAAACGGGCACCGGACGCAAGGCGCGTCTGATGATCCGCGGAGTCGACACGGAGATCTTTTCGCCCGAAAAGCGAACGATCAACGACGGCATCGTCCGATTCGGATTCTGCGGACGTTTGCGGGCTGAAAAGAACGTCCGGTTGCTCGCGGATCTCGAACGGAAACTGCTCGACGCCGGAAAAACGAACTTTCGATTTCTGATAATC
Coding sequences:
- a CDS encoding glycosyltransferase, giving the protein MKEVLRVAYFPDSFLEVNGVAMTSNKLVRFVRKRGYPFLVVHAAPKTETVQDENITFVRLKRSVTSFAMDEGLKYDPLFQRHTNRVRKALEEFKPDVFHITGLNDISIMGAYLAWKMGLPMVGSWHTNLHEYAARRLRGRLGFVPEKQRFGFTNFLERKILDGAKLYYKMPQILLAPNDELVEMLETGTGRKARLMIRGVDTEIFSPEKRTINDGIVRFGFCGRLRAEKNVRLLADLERKLLDAGKTNFRFLIIGEGNERDFLEKSMKQADFTGFLEGEALSEAYANMDVFIFPSDTDAFGNVVQEANAAAVPCIVTDQGGPKFIVQEGTTGHVAHSLDDFVKYSIELLDDPEKLAAMKKASREFALSRSWDAVFDKVYEAYAEAKVTLAENRRKIAERKEIAKRSND